The Pseudomonadota bacterium genome segment GGTGTGTCAGTAGCAACGATATAAGGGTTGCCCCTGTATATCCAGTGGCACCTATAATACCGACTTTCAGCATGTAAGAATATTATCTCTTAGAGAATTGGAAACTTGCCCTTGCCGCCTTTTTACCGTACTTCTTTCTCTCTTTTGCCCTCGGGTCTCTTGTTATAAGTCCTTGTTTCTTCAGGGTCGCTCTGAGATTGCTGTTGAATTCGAGCAAGGCTTTTGCAATTCCATGGCCTAAAGCCCATGCCTGGGCAGGGATGCCTCCGCCGTATATATTTGCAACAACATCAAACTTCCCTGTATGGCCTGTTATCACCAATGGTTTATTTACCATGATTCTCAGACCTTCAACGGGAAAATAATTATCGAGGGTTCTCCCGTTTATGATAAAGTTGCCTACACCTTGTTTTAACCACACTCTTGCGACAGCAGTCTTTCTCTTGCCGGTAGCGTAGTACCTTTTTTCAGGCACCTTTTACCTCCTTTAATTCCAGTTCCTTTGGCATCTGGGCTTTGTGGGGATGTACATTACCTTTATAAACCTTCAGTTTTTTCAGCATCTGTCTTCCAAGAATGTTTTTCGGGAGCATGCCTTTTACTGCCAAGGTAATAACGTCTTCAGGTTTTTTGCTCAGCATTGTCCTTGCATTTACAGTTGTCAAACCACCCGGGTAGCCGCTGTGTCTCATATACATTTTTTGAGACAACTTATTACCGGTAAGCTTCACTTTTTCCGCATTTATGACAACAACAAAATCGCCTGTGTCCGTGTGCGGAGTAAAGTTCGGTTTGTTTTTTCCTCTCAGAATAGTTGCCAACTTTACTGCCAGTCTACCCAATGTAAGGTCTTCTGCGTTTACCAGATACCAGTTTCTTAAAATCTCATCAGTTTTTGGAAAAAATGTTTTCATAGTTATTATCCTGCAAAGAATTTGTCTAAATTAATATATTAAGCTGTTTAAGTCAAGCAAAACTTAACCACCCTTTAAATAAATCGCTAAATTGATTGATAGTATAAGGGTTTTATGTTAATAAAATGTATGTCAAAAAACGTAAATATGAACCCTGTGAACAAAAACATTTTTATCTGGCTATTTATTGTATTGCTTGGTCTTTTTATCTTTAACATCTATTATAAACCAAAAAAAGCTTATGATACGGTTATTTTCAGTGACTTTGTCGAGGCTGTGCAATCGGACAAAATCATTTCCGTAACAATTCAGGGAAAAAACATTGTTGGTGCCTATAAAGATGGAAAAGAGTTTAAAAGCTATGCCCCTGATGATCCTGAACTTGTTAAAATTCTCAGACAACACAGCGTCAAAATCAATGCAAAACCGGATGAAGAATCAGGCATGTGGCAAAATATTTTCATATCCTGGTTCCCTATGCTTCTTCTTATAGGCGTCTGGATCTTTTTTATGAGACAGATGCAGGCGGGCGGAGGCAAAGCAATGTCCTTCGGCAAGAGCAAAGCAAGGTTGTTTACAAACAAAGATAACAAGGCAACATTTCAGGATGTTGCAGGCGTTGAAGAGGCGAAAGAAGAGCTACAGGAGATCATAGAATTTCTGGTTGATCCTAAAAAATTTACAAAAC includes the following:
- the rpsI gene encoding 30S ribosomal protein S9, whose product is MPEKRYYATGKRKTAVARVWLKQGVGNFIINGRTLDNYFPVEGLRIMVNKPLVITGHTGKFDVVANIYGGGIPAQAWALGHGIAKALLEFNSNLRATLKKQGLITRDPRAKERKKYGKKAARASFQFSKR
- the rplM gene encoding 50S ribosomal protein L13 → MKTFFPKTDEILRNWYLVNAEDLTLGRLAVKLATILRGKNKPNFTPHTDTGDFVVVINAEKVKLTGNKLSQKMYMRHSGYPGGLTTVNARTMLSKKPEDVITLAVKGMLPKNILGRQMLKKLKVYKGNVHPHKAQMPKELELKEVKGA